GACCTGGCGGAGCCGTCCGGCACCACCCGGTGCCCTTCCAGGAAGTACGCGTACCAGGCCCGGACCGTGCGCAGATAGGCCGTCGAGTGGTTGTAGCCGAGGATCGCGCGGTCCAGCTGGGCGGGAACGGACAGGTCCCGGCCACCGGCACACAGATACCGTCCGGCGGCCAGTGCCGCGTCGAAGACGTTGTTCGGATCCGTACGCCCGTCGCCGTTGCCGTCCGCGCCCCAGCGGGCCCAGGTGGATGGGATGAACTGCATCGGACCCACCGCACGGTCGTACGCCGTGTCCCCGTCGTGGGCGCCGCCGTCGGTGTCCCGGATCAGCGCGAAGGCCACGCCGTCCAGCCGCGGCCCGAGGATCGGCGCCACGGTCGTACCGTCCGACGCCACCCTGCCGCCCCGCGCCTGCCCCGACTCCACCTGTCCGATCGCCGCCAGCAGCTGCCAGCGCAACCGGCAGCCGGGCGCCTCGCGCGCGAGCCGCTCCTCGGCCCGCCGATAGGCGGCGAACACACTCGCCGGCAGCGCGCCGCCCACCTCCTCCGCCGCCGCCTGGCCGCCCGCCCG
This region of Streptomyces caelestis genomic DNA includes:
- a CDS encoding lytic transglycosylase domain-containing protein encodes the protein MAVLTASQAPGAVPARAAAPARGQALAADGPSVSGDAPYRTELPPLRTKKRAGGQAAAEEVGGALPASVFAAYRRAEERLAREAPGCRLRWQLLAAIGQVESGQARGGRVASDGTTVAPILGPRLDGVAFALIRDTDGGAHDGDTAYDRAVGPMQFIPSTWARWGADGNGDGRTDPNNVFDAALAAGRYLCAGGRDLSVPAQLDRAILGYNHSTAYLRTVRAWYAYFLEGHRVVPDGSARSVAGSSSARPEPSRSPSKPKEASPTPSARPSAPPSRTPSTPAAPAPTRTRPATDPDKPDEPRLPAPDPDLELPAPDLLPSGAPLTSNSADSMTVSPSTTADTGR